The stretch of DNA TCAACTCCCCACCTTTTAGAAGCCTCTCGGCTAGACCAATAACACCCACattcttaacattttcttcctccttcatTTGCCTATCACGCGCAATAATGCCCTCCtggcattttttattcttattcgctaaattcctcttcatttttattgcttaacTAAATGTCTTaacaattacaaaatatttctctttttttttctcaaaattagcGCGAAAAAAAACTCGACAAAATCTGATTTAAATTACTATTTATGCTTCGTTGTTCGTTCTCATTAAATTCAGATTCTTCTTGGCCACTCTCAGATGTTTGTATATTTAACCCGCGTACTCCTTGACTCAGagtattattatttataatttctaGTGCTTCTTTTATATCTTCAATTTGCTCTTCAACAAATTCAACGCATGCAACAAATCTTTCATCACTCTCAGCGcctttttggaatttattctGAGCTTCTTCAAATTTACTTTGtgcttcattcaatttattacctGCTTGTTGGTACTGTCCCTGCTGACCCAGCTTCTGTGCTTCCTCCAGTAGTTGAAGACCACTTTGCTGCAATGCCAGACCTTGATTGCAGAGTTGATTTCCTTCGATTTTGAGCAGTGCAACCGTTTCGTAGTGCTTCAGTTTGTGGTTCTTAGGGAGGAACTTCAAGAACTCCTTAGACTTATCCAGAACTTGTTGAAATGTACGACGTGCCTCATCAGATCGATCCTTTGTAGTGTCGTTCTCAGCATTCCATGCGTTATTCCATGAAGTCTCAATAATGGTAAGAACTTTGTTAAcgactttttctttctttttgccgtagatttttctttgcgaagtcagttgagatttttcttcagctAATTTGTAATAGTTATAAGCTGATTGGTACGACGCCTCGTCGAAGAAATTATCTCCGTGATAGTTGAAACCTTCTGCAGAAACTTCTATTTCAGCTTTTGTAACGTTTTCTTTGTAAATCGTTGCGTTGACTTTGCTATAAGCTTGCTGATATGTTGTGAGAGCTTGCtcaaattttccttgattAAACAAAACGTTTCCttgattattcaaattttcagcATCTGCTCTATCCAACTGCAGTTGAgctgcttttattttttctttataggaATCCTTATTAAGTGAGGATTTGTTGTGAGCTGCTTGGTATTGTTGAATTGCTTCTCTGTATCTCTTCtgattcacaaaaatatctcCCTGATTGCTTAACGTCTCTGCTTCGACTTCAATTTGTGCTTTATTTAACTTAGCTTGATACTTGTTCTTATTAACTCTTGTTTTGTTGCAGGCTTCTTGATATTTAGCAACGGCTTCTCTGTATCTTCCTTGATTAAAGAAGTCGTCTCCTTGATTGCTTAGGCGTTCTGCATCAACTTCAACTTGAGCTTGTTCTACAAATTCTTTGTAGCTTTCACGGGCAATATTGGACTTGTTGTGAGCTTCCTGGTATTTTCCTTTGGCTTCACTGTATCTACCCTGATTTAAGAGAACGTCGCCTtgttctttaaagtttttcgcATCTACTTCCGCTTGAGCCTTATTTCTATTACTTTTATACACTTCGTGGTGAATGTTGGACTTGTTGTAGGCTTCTTGAAACTTAACAACTGCTTCTCTGTATCTTCcttgattaaataattgatttccttgattattcaaattttcagcATCCGCTATATCCAACTGCAGTCGAgctgcttttattttttcttgatagGAATCCTTATTAAGTGAGGATTTGTTGTGAGCTGCTTGGTATTGTTGAATTGCTTCTCTGTATCTCTTCtgattcacaaaaatatctcCCTGATTGCTTAAGGTCTGTGCTTCGACTTCATTTTGTGCCTTATTCAACTTAGTTTGGTACTTGTTCTTATAAACTCTTGTTTTGTTGCAGGCTTCTTGATATTTAGCAACGGCTTCTCTGTATCTTCCTTGATTAAAGAAGTCGTCTCCTTGATTGCTTAGGCGTTCTGCATCAACTTCAGCTTGAGCTTGTTGTACAAACTCCTTGTAGTTTTCACGGGCAATATTGGACTTGTTGTGAGCTTCCTGGTACTTTCCTTTGGCTTCACTGTATCTACCCTGATTTAAGAGAACGTCGCCTtgttccttaaaatttttcgCATCTATTTCCGCTTGAGCATTGTTTCTATTACTTTGATACACTCCGTAGTGAATGTTGGATTTATCGTAGGCTTCTTGATATTTAGCAACTGCTTCTCTGTATCTTCCTTGATTAAATAGTTGATTTCCTTGATTATTTAGGAACTGTGCATCAAATTCTGCTTGTGCTTTGTTAATGTTTTCTTGGTACTGCTCATACGCAGCATCAGACTTATCGTAAGCTTCTTGATACTTAGCTCTTGCTTCAGCGTATCTGCCTTGATTAAAGAGGTTGTCTCCCTGATTGCTTAGGCGTTCTGCATCAACTTCAACTTGAGCTTGTTCTACATTCTCTTTGTACCTCTTTCTCGCTCTGTCAGACTTTCTGCGAGCTTCTTGATATTTGTCTTTAGCTTCACTGTATCTACCTTCATTGAACAGCACATCACCCTGTACTTTTAGATCATCTGCATCCACTTCCGCTTGAGCATTATTCCGATTATTTCTATATATATTGTAGTGAATGTTGGACTTGTTGTAGGCTTCTTGATATTTAGCAACTGCTTCTCTGTATCTTCcttgattaaataattgatttcCTTGATTATTTAGGAACTCTGCATCTAATTCTGCTTGTGCTTTATCAATACTTTCATCATATATGAGATACGCAGCACTAGATTTGACGAAGGCTTTTTGATATTTACTTTTAGCATCAACGTATCTGCCTTGATTGAAGAAAACATCACCTTgttcctttaatttaattgcctCCAGTTCATTGTTAGCATTTTCGCGGTTTTGTTTGAACGTTTTCTCATTTGAATATCCGCTAGAACAAAATTGGTAGGCGTTGTCAAAATACACAGCAGCTTCACTGTATTTTCCCTCATCAAATAATTCTTGTCCTTTGTCATTCAACTTATCAGCAGCTTCATCCTTTGAGTGACTCAAGCATTCACCAGTTCTGCTATCAAAGTACAACGAATTCCAATTTGTCTCACGAAGATCACTTTGGGCAAGTCTCACACCTATGTATATAGCTGATCCAATTAAAGGTATGTAGTTTATATCTTTCCTTGCACCCCACCAGTAGCTTATCTCCTGTACACCGTGAGATGATCCTATTGCACTACTATCACCGCTCCCGTTGTTGCACATATAATCTGGCCCTCTGTATCCTTGCAGGACATTTCCTGTGCATATTCTTGCACTATTGGCCTTCTTGAATGGTCCCTGTAGACGAGATGGTAATGAATCGTAGAAATAGTCAATATTCTTGTAATCCAAATCTTTTTCGTAGAAATAATCAATGTCTTTCATGACcggaaatttttgtaaatctcAGAAACTTAAATGTTAACTGTTTGATATTCTCAACTCAACTGCTTCGCTGGCAAATTATGTTCAATCTTAAATTGCCCCGATTGCTATACTTGGAACAGCAAGGAGATAGCAAAATTCGCAGAACTGAAGGAGTGGCCAATTCTGCGAAATATGGTGAAATCATCCACTTAACATTCtgggaggattttcttttaaaaattcaaaatgatttacaAACCTTTAAAGTAGAACAGCTGCTACGTATGtattcttatttaattaatgaacTTTTTCACTATGgaaatttaaactttatttaaaaaggcTTTTGAAAGAAGGGTTGAATGGCTAAGAAGAAAACTGCGTATCGAACGCGAGCTATCGACTTATGCCGCTGAACTGCGTGAGGTGAGTCTTTTGTcaaaatttcttgagaaaaagagGGTGGGGGAAgtctattaaaagaaaacgtcAAAGTATATAAGAGTATATAGGAGCAAAGAAGAACACGCAATAGCGGCCATATTGTTataatcattcaaaaaaatacgttaattTTAGACttcctaaaaaatatatttctatgCAGACTTTTTCGAATTTATAATTGAAAGTCTAacttagaaaataatttatgtttttatacTATTATTCTGATATAAACTTTCCCCTTAATAATCAAATCTTtaaagaggagaaagaaaCAACAatgaaaacacattttttaaGTAGAATTTAATCACAGATTATAACTAAATATTAgtgtaataatttctttttttttttcattcaaaatattacatcaaataagaagaaattgaacaTTTGAGGCCTCCAAAGTCGCCGGATTGTGTGATTAGAGgtgaaaattatcaattaGAAGCGTTTTTTAGAGAGATTTTTTCCGCGACATGGCCATGGgaatgaattttgtgaatttaatccGAAATTGTTTGCTTATTGAGGTACGTGATGAGTGCATGCAGGCGCTTCTTAATGGTCTTCTGATCATCAAGGGTGCATCCAAGGAGGGAGCTCTCAAACTTCTTGTCCACAGTCAATTCACACGGGTCCCTAGTGGAGCCAGAAGCAGCCTCGGGTGCACCATCGCATGCATTGAGGAACATTTGGCACCGTTGTCGTGATATTACAGCATCCGGACTTGAGATCAGGGAATCAATGAAGACATTCACCTGATGCAGGCATTCCTCTTGCGCTGAATTCCGTACGGTTTTCACATTTAGCTCAACCGTGGCAAGACGTGAGTGTACCCTCTGCATGTAGCAATTAATCTCTTCTCGTTCATCTGCAATcatttttaaacgttaaaacttgagaaattctAGTGGTTAGTAGGTGCTTTCTCCGGGCGTGATAAGGATGCGTGTAAATTCGAGAAAAACGCAATTTTTACTAGAGCTTTCGACGAATTATCTCGCCTTCTTCTGTGGTCAATTTTTGTCTACTTTCGGATTCCgtcagtttctttttttctttcaggcAGTATATTGACCGgatggggatatttttccgggtttttctcaagttttcccAGATCACAGAACACAAACACTCTCATTTGGTGGGAGTTGCAACGGTTTCTTcagaaatccttttttttaagcaaatctttACTTACATTCCTGAAGATTCGATAGGAGATCATTATTCTTCAGCAGGTCCATCGACATGGACAGGTAGTCTCTCTTCTCTTGCAATGTAATGGCATCTTTTCGCAATTTCTCCACATGATTGTCCAACTCATCCACTAGTTTGATAAATCTGGAGTTACAAAGAAAACAGAAAACAAATTCAGTTTAAATGGATATTCCATTTCCAAAGAGAAACTCCTGCAAAGTTATCTCTTCATCATTGAGCCACCTGTCCATGAGATTTCCCCCACCGAAGTTGGTACTCTCATCAATTCGAGGGATTAGCTGCGTATTCGATGAGGAAGACAGCGGTAGGTATGGCAGTGGAATGACATCGGGTATCTGCCCATCAATATCCATCTTTTCCGTATCAGAACCCTGTGGTTCCGCAAGGATATCAGTCTCCAGGTTTTTACTTGTGAGAGCCTCACAGGGAAAAAATTGCACccgaagtttctttttaatttaatcccaAAGATTCCAgattgttttgaaaattatgcCTTGATCGCCTTAACCTCACTTTCCTTCCGCCCACAGTTTTGGGTTTTCCTGCAAAGAAACATAAAAGTTTCCACAAATTGTTACCTCTCATGGGAATCTGAGATGATGATTTCAGGTAAATCAGCTTTAAAGCGCTTCCTGGAGCCCCAATTGTCCATCTTTTGCAACACTTAACACACCCTCAAGTATTTTTCATCGTCAAACTCACAAGTTTCCCtgaattttctcgcattttcacaaaaaatctcGACTTTGGGGTATAACAGCACAAACAACAGGGATTAGGGGTTGTTTTGGGGGTATTTTTGAATACTTTCAGGATTATTTGAGGGgtgaaaaagcattaaaaatagagaaaattctagAACTTACCAGTTTTTTTCGTCAACACACCAATTTGTCACGAACCACCGTCAGAGGGCCAGGGAATTCTGGTGGCGAAATTGGCGAATTGTGGcgaaattttgggaaattttattttattcaattttaaatttactttctttgtgaatattaaaaagaaaaatcttcaagatgACTTCAGTTGTACGATGCTGGATAAAGAATCTCGAACATATGAGGGAGGATACACAGAATGTTTCAATTATTGCCGTGATTATTGTCAAGAGTCAACCGAGATTTTTCGATGGG from Lutzomyia longipalpis isolate SR_M1_2022 chromosome 4, ASM2433408v1 encodes:
- the LOC129794420 gene encoding myosin-2 heavy chain-like is translated as MKDIDYFYEKDLDYKNIDYFYDSLPSRLQGPFKKANSARICTGNVLQGYRGPDYMCNNGSGDSSAIGSSHGVQEISYWWGARKDINYIPLIGSAIYIGVRLAQSDLRETNWNSLYFDSRTGECLSHSKDEAADKLNDKGQELFDEGKYSEAAVYFDNAYQFCSSGYSNEKTFKQNRENANNELEAIKLKEQGDVFFNQGRYVDAKSKYQKAFVKSSAAYLIYDESIDKAQAELDAEFLNNQGNQLFNQGRYREAVAKYQEAYNKSNIHYNIYRNNRNNAQAEVDADDLKVQGDVLFNEGRYSEAKDKYQEARRKSDRARKRYKENVEQAQVEVDAERLSNQGDNLFNQGRYAEARAKYQEAYDKSDAAYEQYQENINKAQAEFDAQFLNNQGNQLFNQGRYREAVAKYQEAYDKSNIHYGVYQSNRNNAQAEIDAKNFKEQGDVLLNQGRYSEAKGKYQEAHNKSNIARENYKEFVQQAQAEVDAERLSNQGDDFFNQGRYREAVAKYQEACNKTRVYKNKYQTKLNKAQNEVEAQTLSNQGDIFVNQKRYREAIQQYQAAHNKSSLNKDSYQEKIKAARLQLDIADAENLNNQGNQLFNQGRYREAVVKFQEAYNKSNIHHEVYKSNRNKAQAEVDAKNFKEQGDVLLNQGRYSEAKGKYQEAHNKSNIARESYKEFVEQAQVEVDAERLSNQGDDFFNQGRYREAVAKYQEACNKTRVNKNKYQAKLNKAQIEVEAETLSNQGDIFDRSDEARRTFQQVLDKSKEFLKFLPKNHKLKHYETVALLKIEGNQLCNQGLALQQSGLQLLEEAQKLGQQGQYQQADI
- the LOC129795704 gene encoding BAG family molecular chaperone regulator 2 isoform X2, with translation MDNWGSRKRFKADLPEIIISDSHERFIKLVDELDNHVEKLRKDAITLQEKRDYLSMSMDLLKNNDLLSNLQEYEREEINCYMQRVHSRLATVELNVKTVRNSAQEECLHQVNVFIDSLISSPDAVISRQRCQMFLNACDGAPEAASGSTRDPCELTVDKKFESSLLGCTLDDQKTIKKRLHALITYLNKQTISD
- the LOC129795704 gene encoding BAG family molecular chaperone regulator 2 isoform X1; the protein is MDIDGQIPDVIPLPYLPLSSSSNTQLIPRIDESTNFGGGNLMDRFIKLVDELDNHVEKLRKDAITLQEKRDYLSMSMDLLKNNDLLSNLQEYEREEINCYMQRVHSRLATVELNVKTVRNSAQEECLHQVNVFIDSLISSPDAVISRQRCQMFLNACDGAPEAASGSTRDPCELTVDKKFESSLLGCTLDDQKTIKKRLHALITYLNKQTISD